Part of the Candidatus Bodocaedibacter vickermanii genome is shown below.
GGGAATATTCACCCAGTTCCCATCGACTACACCTTTCGGTCTCGCCTTAGGGGCCGGCTTACCCTGCGCGGATTAACCTAGCACAGGAACCCTTGGACTTTCGGCGGCAGTGTCTCTCACACTGCTTTACGTTACTTATGTCAGCATTCGCACTTCTGATACCTCCAGAGCCCCTCACAGGTACTCCTTCACAGGCTTACAGAACGCTCCGCTACCGCATTATCTTGCGATAACACCCGCAGCTTCGGTTCATGGCTTTAGCCCCGGTACATCTTCGGCGCGGGGTGGCTTAACTAGACCAGTGAGCTGTTACGCTTTCTTTAAAGGATGGCTGCTTCTAAGCCAACCTCCTGGCTGTCTTGGCCTCCCCACTTCCTTTTCCACTTAGCCATGAATTGGGGACCTTAGCTGGCGGTCAGGGCTGTTTCCCTCTCGTCCATGGACCTTATCACCCACAGACTGTCTGCCGTGTTAAACTCACGGGTATTCGGAGTTTGATTAGGGTTGGTAAGGCTCGCGCCCCCCTAGCCTATTCAGTGCTCTACCCCCCGTGGTCATCACACGACGCTCTACCTCAATAGATTTCGCGGAGAACCAGCTATATCCGAGTTTGATTAGCCTTTCACCCCTAGACACAGGTCATCCCCGCCTTTTGCAACAGGCGTGGGTTCGGTCCTCCAACACCGGTTAAGGTGTCTTCAACCTGCCCATATCTAGATCACTCGGTTTCGGGTCTTATCCGCGGAACTCATCGCCCTATTCAGACTTGGTTTCCCTTCGCCTACACCTATCGGCTTAAGCTTGCTCCACAGATAAACTCGCTGACCCATTATACAAAAGGTACGCCGTCACACCTTAAAGGTGCTCCGACTGTTTGTAGGCATCCGGTTTCAGGAACTGTTTCACTCCCCTTATCGGGGTACTTTTCACCTTTCCCTCACGGTACTTGTACGCTATCGGTCACAAAGGAGTACTTAGGCTTGGAGGGTGGTCCCCCCATGTTCAGACAGGATTTCACGTGTCCCGCCCTACTCGTACATTGCATATTTGATTTCGACTACAGGGCTATCACCTACTTTAGCGTGGCTTTCCATCCACTTCGTCTGTCGCTTACACAATGATTGGCCTGGTCCGATTTCGCTCGCCACTACTTTCGGAGTCTCGGTTGATGTCCTTTCCTCCAGCTACTGAGATGTTTCAGTTCGCCGGGTTTGCCTCTATCTCCCTATGTGTTCAGGAGTAGATACCGCTCATGCGGTGGGTTTTCCCATTCGGAGATCTATGGATCAATGCCTATTGGCGGCTCCCCATAGCTTTTCGCAGCCTTACACGTCCTTCATCGCCTCTTTGTGCCTAGGCATCCACCAGATGCCCTTTTGACGCTTGATATCCTTGTTTTGGTCTCTTGAGTCATTTACGTCGTTGAGTTCTTCGTTCGGCTCCTCATGTATTATTCATACATTGCGTCGCCTCTCTTGAACTCGCCTAGTTCTAACTCAACATCCCTAAAACAACTTTCGTTGTTTTATTTTAAAAACAAGTTTTACTCGACGCTCCCAAGAATTACTCTTAAGAGCCTCAGTTAGATTGAACTATTTTTTCGCGTTTTGCATTAAATTGCATCAGTTAAAACTGATCCAACTTAACACTATAATGTTAAACTAGATTGTTTATTGTATTCATCTTTACTCTGTCATCCATCTAATGCACTTGGATCTTCCGATCACCCGTACATTCAAATCTTTTATCCATACTCACACTCTTCACAGATCACACATATATTGGTGGAGGTGAACGGGATCGAACCGATGACCTCCTGCGTGCAAGGCAGGCGCTCTCCCAGCTGAGCTACACCCCCAAATTCTGTTGACCTTTTTGATCCATCGACGTCGTCGTTGCCTTCGATCTACTCCTCACGTACTTAACGTACGCTACGTCGTAGCTCTTGACATCTCCTAGTTCTGAATCAAAAATCTTCAACATTACTTTACACATCCTTAAGTCTTTCAACTTAAACACATCTAAATTTTGTAATGGTGGGCCAGGGAGGACTCGAACCTCCGACCCCACGCTTATCAAGCGTGTGCTCTAACCAGCTGAGCTACTAGCCCCTAGGTTTGAAGTCCGAAGACTCCTCCCATAGCCTGTGATGTTGTGTGCGAAACAGATACTAAGACAACAGCGTTTTTCCTTAGAAAGGAGGTGATCCAACCGCAGGTTCCCCTACGGTTACCTTGTTACGACTTAACCCCAGTCATTCATCCTACCGTGGGCGGCTGCCTCTCTTGCGAGTTAGCTGACCGACTTCGGGTAAAATCAACTCCCATGGTTTGACGGGCAGTGTGTACAAGGCCCGAGAACGTATTCACCGTAGCATGCTGATCTACGATTACTAGCGATTCCAACTTCATGCCCTCGAGTTGCAGAGGACAATCCGAACTGAGGTGGCTTTTGGGGATTCGCTCCATCTTGCGATATTGCTTCCCATTGTCACCACCATTGTAGCACGTGTGTAGCCCAGCCCATAAGGGCCATGAGGACTTGACGTCATCCCCACCTTCCTCCGGTTTATCACCGGCAGTTTCTCCAGAGTCCTCGGCATTACCCGTTAGTAACTGAAGATGAGGGTTGCGCTCGTTGCGGGACTTAACCCAACATCTCACGACACGAGCTGACGACAGCCATGCAGCACCTGTTATACCCCACCCGAAGTGAAATCTACGTCTCCGTAAATCGTAGGTATAATGTCAAGAGCTGGTAAGGTTCTGCGCGTTGCGTCGAATTAAACCACATGCTCCACCGCTTGTGCGGGCCCCCGTCAATTCCTTTGAGTTTTAATCTTGCGACCGTACTCCCCAGGCGGAGTGCTTAATGCGTTAGCTGCGACACCGAATCCGAAAATCCGACATCTAGCACTCATCGTTTAGGGCGTGGACTACCAGGGTATCTAATCCTGTTTGCTCCCCACGCTTTCGCGCCTGAGCGTCAGGTCCGAGCCAGAAAGCCGCCTTCGCCTCTGGTGTTCCGACGAATATCTACGAATTTCACCTCTACACTCGTCATTCCGCTTTCCTCTCTCGGCCTCTAGTTCCCCAGTATCGAATGCAGTTCCCAGGTTAAGCCCGGGGATTTCACATCCAACTTAAGAAACCGCCTGCGCGCGCTTTACGCCCAGTCATTCCGGACAACGCTTGCCCTCTCTGTATTACCGCGGCTGCTGGCACAGAGTTAGCCAGGGCTTATTCGTCCGCTACCGTCATTATCGTCACGAACAAAAGAATTTTACAACCCTAAGGCCTTCTTCATTCACGCGGCATTGCTGGATCAGGGTTTCCCCCATTGTCCAATATTCCCCACTGCTGCCTCCCGTAGGAGTCTGGGCCGTGTCTCAGTCCCAGTGTGGCTGATCATCCTCTCAAACCAGCTACAGATCACAGGCTTGGTAGGCCTTTACCCCACCAACTACCTAATCTGCCGCGGGCCTCTCTCTTAGCGCATTTCTGCTTTCCCCCTCAGGGCGTATCCGGTATTAGCCACCGTTTCCAGTGGTTGTCCCAGTCTAAAAGGCAAGTTCCCACGTGTTACTCACCCGTCTGCCACTCAGCCATCAGAGCAAGCTCCGATGCTGCGTTCGACTTGCATGTGTTAAGCATGCCGCCAGCGTTCGTCCTGAGCCAGGATCAAACTCTCAAGTTTAATCCTCGCTTTTTTACAGTCCTGATCTCTTTCAATCTCAGCACTGCGTCATCTAGCGATTAAAATTTTTCTCAAAGTCATTGCTCTTGTCTCATGTTATTCACACAAGACTGAGTCCAATAACCCGCTGTTGTCTTAGTATCTGTTTCATGTTTACCATTTTATCCATCCGTAGCAATCACCCCGGTTTCCCTGGCTCTTCCTACCCTGCCACCCACTCGTTCGCGGCTGACTTGTCCTTTATACGCTATCACCTACCCCCAGTCAATACCTTTTTTATAAAAATTTCATAAATGTTTGCTTTATCTATCTATGCTCCTATTTATACCCCGATTTTAGGCCTTCTAATATCGTCACTGTAAATGCAGAATTGACCATGTATTGCAGCATTCTTGCTTCCCATCCGACATAGAATCCCCGAATACCATACTTACTATATATGTGTTTAAACATCCCTCTTATATTATCGTAATTTGAAGCTTTGGTTTTCTGTTGATTCGTTTTGATGCAATCTAAGGGTAGCACTACAGCTGTATTGATGGCTCCCTCTATTAAACTGACGCCCAGCAACATTACAAATGACATACTTAGTACGTTTCCATTACATGCTTTAACCCACACTATTAATTGATCATGTACAACCAAGAATGTGACCCAGGATGCAACTTGTCGAATTGCTGTGATTTTTAGCCCTCTATATAAAGAGTGTATCGCGTCATTTCTAAGCGCCCTTATAAAAGCTCTGATGCCCCCTGATGAGTGTTGATATGTCACCAACCATACTTTAAACCGTTCCAGAGGCGTAATCACCCATACCTCTAATAATGCGATGCTTAGTCCAGTGGCAATACTTATATATGTAACTGATGGGGTAAGCGCTCCAAACACGACAGGTAATGCTATCATCAATGGATATCGATAGGTTTGTTTCAACATCACGCGCATAACATTAGGGATTGCCCCCGAATAAAACCCAAGCCATCCCTTGAGCGCACGAACTTCCCTTGCAACAGAAAAAAGATTTCGCCCAGAAGGATAGGCTTGCCAATAGGTCTTAATGACATCTAGAGGATGTTCAACGATCAAACTGCTGGCACCTCTCAATGCCCCTATCAGACCCGCAACCATTAAATATAAAGTGGACTCCACAAAAAGCTCCCTTGTTTAGGACAAAGGAATAAGAAGGGTTCAACCCAGAACAGACCGAACACGCATCACAATCCCTTCGTCGGTGTTAACCGTATCAGGTTCAAAGGGTTGGACATTCGTCCTCTCAGCCAATGGCACCCCTTTGTGATGTTTGGAGTATACCATATGATTGGAGTTGAGAAGGATAGAAAAAAAGAAACCACAACGTATTGCTCTGTTGTGGCTGTTGTTTGCAAGTTCCAGATTAAGAAACTATGGAAGCCGATTTTCAACCAAGAACACAAGAAAGCTGTGCCCATAATTTGTAATTTGATAATACCCCCCTTTTTCCTCAATCAAACCTGAATCGCACAACCAATCAATAAAAGAGCCAAAGGGATACTGCGTTTCTGTAGCTTGATATCTTTGCAATACTTCAACAGAATGATAATTCTTAACGTAGCCCACTGTTAACGATCCTTTATTTAAAGTTTTGAGAAACTCAAGCTGTTCCGGAACAATTAAGCATTTCAATTTAAAGAAATCTATATCAACATAGGCCTTAGCTAAATTTTCAATAATAAAACTAGTGGATTTAGCTCCATCGACGTCAGATTTTTGATACTTTCTCTCAAGAAACTCCCTTATATGTTGATCTTTATTTTTGACTATCCAATTGACACCATCGTAATATTCCTCAGGTTTAACAAATTGAGAATCTAAATTTTCTATCGGGGTTACCTCTGATTCTTGAGAAACTTCACCTCCTTTATCATGAAATTGCTCTGACGCAGTTGAATTAGATTTCATTCCTTTTTCTAAACCATCTTCTTCTTCAAAAATGTTATCTTTAGAAGCATTCAGCCCTGGTTCAAGTAATTTGAATTCTGGAGGTTTCTGTTGGTCTGGTAATAATGTTGCATGGGCATCCTTGTAAGACAGACCTATAATCCGTCCGACAAGGCTCGCAAAAGGCTTTTTGAAAACTAAAATAACCCACGACACAATTGTTAGTATCATAAGATTATTTGAGAATCCCCCTAAAATCTTTTCACTACCTCCTAATCCTACTAATGTTATAGCCATTTTTATGATAGCCGACGCTGACAAGTATTTATAAATTTTTTGAATCATTTGACAGATCCAGCCCCATTTTTTCTCCATGAAATACTTTCTTATTTAAATAAACTACCAAACATTACCACACTTCCAACACCCATCTCAACTCACCCTCACTCAAACGCCTCAGAAATCCTAGGCTTTCACAATCAATTCAAAATCGCATACCCATAACCGTCAACTAAAAAACATTTTTTCATCCCATCCCTTGAAACTAAAAAAACTGTCCCCATATTAGTTTCATGAAACACACAACAGGTTAAGGAGACGTCATGAAACTAGGATTTACAGCATTAGCATTTTTAGCCTTTACAAGTAATGTATCAGCAGCTGAGATTATTCCGTTCTCAAACATAAACTTAAACACCGCAAAAAATACGGTTAAAGTTAAACCTGCACACAAAGATTGCAGCACAGCGATGCACGCATATAGCGAAGATACATTCTCAAGCTTGTTAAAAAATACTAACATTGATCCAAAAGCTGCAACCTCTGAAGCTGCCCTATATGCAATAAAAAATCACCATTTATTTAGCGGAGGTCAGCTGTATCGTTTTGCTAATAAGTTGTCAAAGGCTAATGAACGTTTTGCGGCCAACTTTTTGCTTGAGCGAATTGTTGAGCGAGATACCAACAATAGCACTCCCGATTTATTAATTAAAGTGGCAGGTAAACTAAAACAAAACACCCCAATCCTTGCTGCAAAGGCATATTTATATGCGCAGCAGCACTCACAAGCAACCGAGGAAGAGAAAGCAGTGGCTGAAAGAGAATATACAGCGTTAAAAAACTTAGCACTTATGCTAAGCTCACTATAACTATTTGCAGTAAATAGAGGTGGGTAATCCCGCCTCTCTCTAAATCATCTTCATGATTTTGGATCGAAGTACGCAGAGCCTAGGAACAATATTATATATTCATTGCAAAGAGTTATTATTTCTTCCAAGCTCTTGACTTTTGATTGACTCGTACCTATATATTCAATCAAAGACATCTGCATAACAAAAAAACTCAGGTATTCACACCGTCTTATATTGTAACGTAGTATTATTTATAAGTAAGGAGACCACACATGAGAAAATTTAATGTAACAACTGCAGCATTGCTTCTGTCAATCGCAGCTAACTGTGTCAGCGCTGCAACTGTTCATGACATGCCACGCGGCAGCCACCACCATCATGGCGACAGAACATTAGTTGATCACTTTCACCGTGTAGTCCTTCCACAAAATGCAGCTCTTGCAGAGGATCCTAGTTTTCAAGGCATCGACGCTTTTGCAAAAGTACGCGGATTACAAACATGCCGCACAGCTAAAATATTTTCAACAACTCGGGTATCTGTAGAAAACACAGACACTGTCACTTGCGTATTACGTATGGTTCAAGCTGGATTGACATCACCCGCGTTGTTAAACCTAGCAAATAAAACCATCCCTGGGGGCGGCGTTCTTAAGGGTGCGAAAGCCCAAGAAGAAGACCTTTGCCGGAAAACAACTCTGTATGCCAGTATAAAGGCTGCACAGGCCTCCGGGGAATATCCACTGGCGCCATTTGAAGCCATTTATTCCCCAAAAGTATGGGCGTATGAATCTCTAACTGTAGAAGATAGCTTTGCAAGTATTTCCATGGCAGGCTATCGCATGACAGATGGTC
Proteins encoded:
- a CDS encoding MC/SLC25 family protein, whose protein sequence is MESTLYLMVAGLIGALRGASSLIVEHPLDVIKTYWQAYPSGRNLFSVAREVRALKGWLGFYSGAIPNVMRVMLKQTYRYPLMIALPVVFGALTPSVTYISIATGLSIALLEVWVITPLERFKVWLVTYQHSSGGIRAFIRALRNDAIHSLYRGLKITAIRQVASWVTFLVVHDQLIVWVKACNGNVLSMSFVMLLGVSLIEGAINTAVVLPLDCIKTNQQKTKASNYDNIRGMFKHIYSKYGIRGFYVGWEARMLQYMVNSAFTVTILEGLKSGYK